In Desulfuromonadales bacterium, the genomic window GCACCCAGGAACTGATCATCATCCTCGTTCTTGTGCTCATCATTTTCGGCGCCGGCAAGCTGCCCCAGGTTGGCGGCGCGATCGGCAAGGGTCTGCGTAACTTCAAGGAAGGGATGAAGGAGGGCGAGGGGGACGCGGATGCGGAAAAGAAGAAGCTGGAAGAAAAGAAGGACGAATAGCCCCTTCTCTTTTTCGGACAATCTTTCGTAGCGCCTTGGAGAATAAAAGAAGCCCGCTTCCTGCAACATCAGGAGGCGGGCTTCTGTGTGTGACAAAAGAAAAAGCCTACTGGCGCGGGGTGATGGTGATTGCAACCCGGCGGTTGGTCTGTCGGCCGGACT contains:
- the tatA gene encoding twin-arginine translocase TatA/TatE family subunit, translating into MFGLGTQELIIILVLVLIIFGAGKLPQVGGAIGKGLRNFKEGMKEGEGDADAEKKKLEEKKDE